From the genome of Glycine soja cultivar W05 chromosome 14, ASM419377v2, whole genome shotgun sequence:
CCCAAAAAAGTTTTCTCTGAGGAATCGAACccctatttttctttcaattggATAGACTGAGAAAGGAACTACATTAAAAGGGAACATGTGATAGTATTCCCTCATACATAAAACTATTTTCTAGTACAGGGGAAAGGAAAGTGAGTAGTGAGTACCTACCTTCTTTCCAATGACCTGACCAGCAGCTATATGAGAAAAATAGATATTGTAGAAATGGGAGAGAAACAAGGGTGCGCTTATCTCTGCGAGTTCCTCCAAATATTTGGCATATGTAAGCCCTGGAGAACCAGGAGTCGGAATCAtatttccttcttcctccaaccATTTCAGATCCTTCAACAGCCCTTCTGATCTTTCCAACCCAGTTTTCCTCATGTATGCATCTGCAAATTCACACAAATTctcatcaataataaaaaattaaacaatcaaAATTGCAGTATCTCAACGACTTGTGCATTATCAATCTGCAAATTCACACAAATTCTCATAAATCATAACAAATTAAACAGTCAAAATTGAAGTATCTCAACGACTTGTGCATTATCAGCGAACAGAGTTAAAACTCCAATTTTGTCTAACATCAGTGTCACAACTCAAGCAAGCACCTAACTAACAGTTTCTAAGTTATGTCCTCCACGTTTTATACAATTATGACTAATGGTCTTCAAATAAGCAACCCAATATATGCCACCTCAAACTTAAGcaactcaattaattttttctccAATGAGAATTTCTATTAACAAGTTGTTTAACTCACAAATATTCCCTTTCTCTTTTCTATATTTAATGCAAAGTTATGCAACTCATGAGTAATAGTTGCTTATTAAGCAACTCTCACCCATTTTAAACAACTCAAAATCATATGTGAGACactaatgtaatatttttttttttatacccaACACATTAAGCAGCTCCCAATGTGGACGCTCCAAGGAGAGATAAATATAAGTTATATTAGAAAATGGAAAATGgtaatttgaatatgaataaaaatatcacttaattacatttttaagaaaataaagataagaaagTGTGAGATTTATAAGGTTGACTTGGTGGTGGAAGGAAGAAGGGAGGAAGAAAGGTCATGGTTCGAATATCTTTCGCTAACAaatactaacaaattaacaatggagccaagataaagaaaagaaaaaaaggaaggaaggaaggtGTAAGAAGTAATGCAATGAGTTGGGAATGGAATTGAATAGGATTGAGTGACTGACAGGAAACGTTGTCGGATTCGTCGACGATGCGTTGGAGGGTGGCGAAGATGAGGTGGCTGTCGACGAGGTAAGAGAGGAAGCCTTCCATGGAGGCCTGCCACGCGTCGGAATGCGATTGGTGTTCTTGTTGAGAAACGGTGTCGTTGGTGCGGAGTCTCATGGCGACGAACCTCATCTCTTCGGTGATGCCGGTGGTCTCTCCGGGATATAGCTTCCGGTACCTCTTTCGCTTCTTCAACGTCGACTTAGGGTTCGGCTTTGGCTTAGGAGTTTGAGTGAGAGTAGTAGTAATTTCGGCGTTGGTGTTGGTTGTTGCTGTTATGGATAAGCTGCAATTGCAGAACTTGTTTGGGACTGAGATTGGGAGTGGGAAGCATAGTTGTCGAATGGGTTTCGCTGTTAACCACATCGctccttcctttctttttcttccctgCTGATTGATTGATGGATACCGTTTTCAGTGCTCTGCACTTCTATGCTGCGTGTGTAATCAAATTTCATTTCTTAACCAAGAAATCCTAGTGTCCATGCCAACAATTTTAATTCTACCCTATTTCGTATTTACCCCAATCCCCACTCTATATAaacatttttacttttacttttcatCAGGTGCTAaccaagtaaaattttaaatatgattattaaGTGTCATACTTttgtaattctttatttttttgtttctttgtagATGAATAGaagcagaaaaacaaaaaaaataataataaaaccctaccttatataaaaagaaaaaaagtatatatatatatatatatatatatatatatatatatttcaaagatAAGAAGGAAATAAATTCGTGTAGCAAACACTACtaatatgaaaacaaaatttttcagTTTGGAAAAAAGCTAAAAACTAGCTTAAATATTTGCCAAACAAACTAGCTAACTAGATTAGTTACAATTAGTTGAGTAGAGGTAAGAGTAacagataaataattattaactaCATAGAGCACGTTTGAACAAGCTTTCAAATTCTTACGATTTGAGAATCGAATTCTTGTTAACATGTTTATCAACTGTGTTGAATCTTTGTTGTTGAATTAGCCAAGCTTTCAAATTAATGCAACTAAGGTTCGCTAAAAAGCTTCATAGTACCTGCGTTCACCTTTTTGCCTTGGGAAGCATGTTTTCCCCCATTGAACGTGATTTCAACGGGTATACAAACAGACTCATACCCTCTACAAAATACCACTAACACTTACCTTAGTTGTAATTTGTAAGTTTATAACATGATTTAAATGAGGCTAATACTGAAAAATGCCTAactgaaaatttaaattcacaCATCATTTTAGTATGAACAAAGTGATGTGCCCAACAAACTGTGTTTGAAAGAGGTTTGTGAAAAACTTCACAGTTATTTTGAAATAAGATATCATATCAAACATCTATTTACTGAGGACAGCAGATGAGAGAACAATCTGTGTATAATTTAGTGAAGAATATATATACATGGCTTATATTTGTGTTTCCTATTTATGTACAAGGGACACTGATTACAATCCCTGAGGGCCACCTGACCCAAATGAATGATTGAATGAATGGAAAAATGTACAGCTTAGGCAAGCTGAACTCTAATAGAAGGCTTTCACATGTTAGTTCACCTTGAAGcttcattaaaaatttaaaacttctaTCCATGTAGTTGATTTCACCTAATAAGACAAGGTTTTAGTTGCTGTATCAAGTCGAACTCACATGATCTATGGACTTCCCATGCCTTTGACATATAACTGCCAATCCAAACACCTATCTAGCTCTTCTAGAGGTATTTACATATCTTCCGCTGAAACAAACGAGTTCAGGCATGGCATGCTTTTAATTTCTGCAAGAACTTTAATGTCTCCGTGTAAGAAGGGTCTAAACGGCTCACTGGTTTGCAAGAATTTATGTGATCCGTTGACTCCAATACCTgtttcaaaatttgaagataAATCAGGAAAGCAAGCACTTACACTGAATACTACAACAAGAAAAAAGTCACTTCAAATATTATTGGCCATCGCAACTGTGTTGCATAAATAcccggtaaaaaaaaaaagcatacccAGTCCCTCCAAAAACGCATCTATCAACTTGTATCTCTCGTGAATTGTCACAGGGCAGTATTAACTTCCCCATTCgagtttaattttaatggaTATGCCAAAAATCACAGTAAAAGCTGCATATGTTCAGTTCCCTTGCCTTTATCAGGGGCCCAAGGTTATGATCCCCACATACTCTGTCCAATAGGACAATAGGGTAAAGAACCTCCCTAGAGCCCTCACCCGCaaagaacaaataaataaaactgaTAAAACTTTCAAGGTACTGGGCAGATCTATAACTGTAGCGAGTAGGCGAAAAGCTTGCATCTAACAAGAGATGCAGATGAACGTTGTCCAACAATTATTTCATACTACTAtcgactaaaattataaaagggcacaaaataatgtttttttttttcttttctaatgacTGCAAATAAATTTGGCTACATAATGCAGCTATAGGCTTATAACAGATCATGCAAAACACCGTACATAAAGGAACAAATTACACACATATAATGGGTCACTCAAAATAAAATGGAAGTAGAATCTATGAAGTAAACAGAGTACAATAAATATCAATTTCAGAAGGGTCTTTGAAGCAGGTTAAGGTGAGAAAAAGCACAATGCCGCAATCAACTCATTATCATAACCACAAAAATAAGTGATAACTTTAAATCATTAGACAACATTGGCAATGACATTAGTTACTGCATTATATTTTCCTTTAAAGGAAAAAGGAGCCATTTTTGTTAGGCATAGTTAGTAGGAGGGCTTCCTTTTCAACTGGGAAGTTGGGTGCTTAAAGCTCAGACCTCCACCTTTGGTGGGGCTACAGCTTGGgtgaaaaaagaattttttgaaCTAATTCCtttatcttttcatttcattctttttttttaaaaaaatcaaatgagatACAATTTCACAATATACTTACAACTAATTCCCCAAATCCAGGATATGCTGACTCAATTGGTACAATTTCAGTTCGAAAGGCCCATCCACCATAACCTTCAACTATTGGAGTTACCTTGGTCTACAAAAAGCAGTCACTAACaactcaaactcatgaaaagacAGTACTATAGATATTAACAAATAACTTAACTGCTGATTACCTCACAAAAGCTGAGGACATCAAGCAACCCTTTCTTATGAAGGTGACGAATATAGTCATTAAGCTCTATCagtcttgaagatccacttctTAGCTCTCCTATCTATAAACATTAAGAACCAAGTGCTAAAAAATCTTTCAATTGTAGCAATTAtaagaatagaaaatacaagtaGGTAACTTTAAACACTAACTGTTGGAGCAGGACGAAGCACAAAGCCCATTCGCCAAGGCATATCTGCAAGTTTGCTACCAAAATGCGGGCAGCTATAAAAAACCTACAaccaaaataacattaaaagaaCCCTGCAATTTTTAAAGCATATATTTAATTAAGGAGTCAATACTTACAATTCCTATTGTATTTTTCATGAGATTATCAAATCTTTCTTCCTTTGCTTTATGAAGAATCTGCTTCACAACCAGGCCACCCATACTGCAAACAATAAAAAGGTACATGAGACAGAACAAAGTGAGGTACAATTTGATTAAGCAAACAACTTGGTTCCCAAGACATTTGGAAAATGCAATTCAgacaaaatacataaaagaaataataaataaataaataacaagtaAGTTTGCCTTTGTCCAAAATGATTTCTAGGATAAAGTATATATTAGAAAGATAAAAGCAGTCACAGCTGGGACACAAACCACAAAAATATTCGGAAGTTGTGACCGCTTGTTCATAAGACAGAACAAAGTGACATGTAAAGCACACCTCACTATAATTCTTTCCCAAAAATAGAACAAGATAGATTACACACACACGCACCCATAATCAACAGCTACTAATTTGTCCTGCATTCTTTTTTGTTACTTCAAAGTATGGTATACTTTATTTTCTACAAGTGACTggtttatttttgtcaaaaaaactGTTGGAAACTAAAAATCTATATGATTGTGTGATCAATGGGGACCAAAAAGGACAGTGGAGGAAATCATCAAGGGGATCTTAAGCTAAACAATATTTCTGAAACTTTGGTTTTTAACTGTGCCGAATGGCATCATGTGATCCATGTACCCAATCTCACCTAGTGgaataaggctttgttgttgttgattgtgaatcaatcttgatcttgaattgtTAAATAATCCCtaaccaaatttacctcatgcttttgccttggtgccattgaatgattgaaagagAGGTAGAAATAAAAACATGGCTTAAATATATAGTTAGTCCCTATAACGTACCTACTTTGTTATTTTAGTcctcttagaaatattttttttaaaaataatccttCTAATATTCATTATTTTGGCGATAGTCCTTGTCATTACTTAGTTACCATTAATTGTTGATGTGGCTAAATAGTtgaggaaaaatagaaaaggtaTATTAGCAGAACTAAAATTAAACGGGTATATTTACATGGATTAAACCCAGAACTGTATTAACTATTAAGTGACTTGTCATTGCATGGCAGGAGGAAGCAACTGTTAATGAAAATTAGGTAACGTAATGACAAGGACTAACgccaaaaaattgaatattacaAGGAGTCAgtgactattttaaaaaataataattttaaaacaacgataaaaaaaaagtatattacaTGGATTAAACAAATTTAAGCCTAAAAACATTAAGTTGTACATGAAACCAAGCAAGGACAGTCAAGTCTTCTGTCTGCATGAATTCCCTTGTACAATTCTAAGTTCTAACAATTCGTGATTGTTTAGAATCATATGTATGTACAAGTCAATAAAATATCCTTTGAAGAATGAATCACACTACACTTTCAAAAGATGAATCACAtagactaaattaaaaattgtattaaGTGACGTGTCATCACAGGACAGGCGGAAGCAACAGTTAATGAAAATTAAGTAACAACAAGGACCAACGccaaaaatattgaatattacAAGtactattttaaactttttttaaaataactataataaaaaaagtgagtATATTACATGGATTAGAAATGTTAAAGCCTAAAAACATTAAGTTGTACGTGAAACCAAGGAAGAACAGTCAAGTCTTCTGCATGAATTCCCTTGTGGAACAATTCATAATTGTTTAGAAGCATATCTatgtaaaagtaaataaaatatcctttgAAGCATGAATCACATGCACTTTCAAAAGATGCAtgtcaatcataaaaaaatgaataagtaAACCAGTGAGTTCACAGAAGTCCAATTCCACTGCATGCATGTAATTTGAACACTCTTGGGCAGATAGACTAACCTGTGAGTAACAAAAACAACAGGTCGATTCCCAATTCCTGCAGCAACAAGCTTCTCCAATAGCATAGAACTAACTTCCtgcaaatttcaaaataaacaagTATATGAACTAGAATgtaacaagaaaacaaagaagccGTCAGTAGGCAAGTACAAGGAAAGCATAGGTAAGGATATGAAAGAAACTGCCTACTGAAACCATGTGCAGGGAGGAAATggagaaattgaaaattttaaggaTTTGACTGTAGAGatgtgaatatataattttagtgtAGTTCTGGAATTAGCACAAAGAAAGATAAACTTGATTAAGGTTGTCAAAAATCAGGAAGTATTTAGAGCTCTGTCATGCATGCCTGTAATATGCAAGCCAGAAACATGAAAAAGAACAAACTAATAATGAAGAAACTAGagaatgtaaaaaaagaaagaaagaaacttgCTCAGAACCCCTCTACTCAAATCACAGTAAAATTATTACAATCTTCATCCACAATACCAGCTTTCTTTAACCCTTAACAAGGCTCATAGAGGATAAAGACCACAATACCAGCTTTCTTTAACCCTTAACAAGTATCAGCAACTTCCCAGATGACTAACAAACCAAGCTAATGGTAGAGAATAAAATCTGATGCTGTttctagattttaaaaaaatagtgtagAAAAATTGTAACCTGAAGAGGCAAGCTAGCTCCAGACCATTGTGTGAGATTAGTCTGCATAAAGCATTTAACCTAAGAGTTAGATGGAGGCAAATGGGATCACCCATGAGGCAAGCTCTAGAAAAGATGTTGGAACTAACAgcaaaaaataatgcaaaattCATAATCTAAACATCTCTTCTTAATAAGGCAAACATGTCCCAACTTTACCAAGGCAaaccttgtattttagggtaaACATCCGAGCCTCAGGAAAATCACTGGAAAGCCATTCACCAGGCCAAAAGGTTCCAAGCTTTCCTGCTTCCTCATCAATCTTCTCCACCAAAGGTGATGAAGTTGAGGATTTCTCCTCAGCTATACGCCAAGTTTTGTAAGGCCCACCACGTAGACCATGGACAAAAACTATGTCTAGTGGAGGGCAATCTGCATCTGGGTTGTTTTTAGTTGAATCATTAGAAATAGAACAGTTGCTGCCATTCACGGATTCTATTACATCCCCCATTTCAGTAGAAGTAAACAGAGATATCTCCTTTGAGAAAGCTTCTTGTTGATCTGTTTCTTTGGGACATTTCCAGTGGGGAAGATGAGAATTTATCAAGAATATCATGTCATCATAACGAGGACACGagttcctataattttttacaCCACCATCAGAAGGGCCTCCTCTTCCACTTTCAGATTTTCCATTAGGCTGGTCATtgcaaaacatatttaaaagtgCTGCCCTGGCATAGCTTTGCATTTTAAGGTCACTGCAACCTGGAATCCGCCCATTAGCACAATCATCAAGCCATTTGCACCAAGTTTCATCAACTGTGATAACCTTCTTGACTCTGGGAAGCAGTGAGAGGATGGTCAATAACCGAGCTGCATGCTTGCGGATATGAGCTGTAGGAGGAACTCGGACACTAGCTGGATCATTTACATCTGATATAGCCGGTTCCCCATCTACATTTGATATCCGCTCCTTCCCCTCATGTGCTCTAGATGATGCATCATAAGCCTCAATAGCAGCCAGTTTCTCATAATCATCACTCAATAAAAAGCGCCTCAGCAAACATAAAATCCCAAAATCAACTATCATGTCCTGACACACAGAATCTTCAGCACAAACTTCAGTCAAAGCTTTAATTCCTTTCAGGGTTGCCAAGGCAGAATCTGCAGCATCTAATTTAGGaagattatctttttttaaacttCTAAATGGTCCTGCTAAAGGTTCCAGAGACAGAAAATCTGCCAGTGGGGATGCATCCCCAGAATTAGATGCATTTCCCAACTGTTTAGCTGCCAGATTAACAACGGCACTAGATAGTTGATTGGCAACTTGTGCAGCAGAAGCAATATTTGCATTATTGATTAACGTCTGCAAAAGTTAACACAGCTAAAATGTGCATCAAAAGTTGACTTGGAATGAAGTAACACAATCAGATAAAATGAAAGGCCATTTtgatagaaagagaaagaaaaatatttcataccTTTACATTATCACTCTTAGGTTGGTTGGTTCCTTTATCATTTGATTTCTTTATAGAACTTTGTACTTCAGACAGCATCATGGCTAACCATCCTTGAGAAAGTGGTACACATGTTGGTCCATAGTCTTCCAAGATCTGAGAAAGAATCTTTATGGCTGAAGATCGTATAGTATCAGAGGAAAATTTTccaaaaacccaaggaagaagAATGCCTGACCATTTTTGACTCTCTTCAAGAGACAAACGCAGCTCCCCAGTACAAACTAGCTCCAATGCCTTTGCCATTGGTTCTTGAACCTGCTTATGCTTTGTCATCTGTTTGGCGATGTCTCTCATTGGATTAACACCCTTCTCCATCACTACCTTCTGCACTCCAGGGCTCCTCTCAACAGATAAGAGAAAGGCAGATGAAGCTACCTGAGCCAAAGAAACGTCTTCATGCTTGCATGCTTGAGATATAGTAGAAAGAAGACTGGAAGCCCAATCAGAAACAGATTCATTCAAAGGTGTATTGCGATCTTCTAATAGCAACCACACCACCAAACTTGCATGCCATTTAACAGACCTCTCCTGTGCCATTAAAGCAGACATGATAGCATTTCCATCTCGATCCAGTTCCTGAATACGAGATCTATTCAACTGTGATGCTGTTGCCCAATTTGCCAATGCCCAGGTGGCAAAAGGAACAGCAACATGTTCACAGTGCAAATCATCCCAGAGACCAGGAACAACAGCAGAAGACACATTCTTTTGTTCCGGTGAATTGTCATACTTATTTGGATATATGAGAGTTTTAGGAGTTTGATGCTTCAGTTCTTCGTGACAAGCATCACTATTGGTCCTTGAAAGCCCTAAAACAGGGGTACCTTCAAGTATCTTGATTCCAATCCCTTTCCTTCCCAACCCACCACCATCATCTTCACCTTCAGGTGGCTCATCCAAGTGCAAACCCCCGTCCTCAATAACTTCTAGGGCTGCAGCAATGTCTCTGATTTCAGCATTTCCAGGCAATGATGGCTTAAAAGATACCTCTTCAGCATTGTCACAACTGGATGTAACGATATCCATAATGGCAGCAACAAGCATGCTCCTGCCTTTCAAAGAATCAGAAATATCAAATGCACTATGTCTTGAATGCTTCTGCCACacaaaaaattcattatttcaCCACCAATGTCAAAATCAGAAAAGACACTATTCTCAGCATCTTGAGTGAAGCTTGAATTTCTACAATAAATCTAGAAGAACCACAGTACTAAGAAAACGATAATTATACTCATGCACTCACTTGTCTTACATCCCATTTTCCACCTCCATTTCCATCTCCCTCTTTATTTCCTATCGCATCACCTATAGGATTATATATCACTTCAGAGCCTCAAGGAATAAACAAACTAAGTTCATGTTTCGGGTGACACTTGCACCCTCCAATGGAATTCAAACGGTAATCCAAACGTAACTTAATGAATAGTGCAACATTTAATATATTCAGAACCTATAATAGTTTTACTTATCAATTAACGGTTTCCATTTTCCTTAAGATTCCTGTATAATCTATCATCTCATTTAACAGATAACACCCTATTTATGAGACAAAAAGCTCTAGAATCAAGTAACACAATAGATAAAGTCCAATTGATTGTTCAGTTTGCAAATGCCAATATCAAACTAAAACGATCAAAACAATTCAGACATTAGAGAATCAGAGTTACCTTGTTATTCTTAGAACGCCGAGGCTGGCACGAGAAGATGAACCTCAGAAGACTCGGAACCGCGTGAGGTCTCCCAAGAACCGCCGCAGACACGTTAGGGTCCGCAATCAGATAAGCCAGCGCCCTCGCGGACTCCGCCTGCGTGGCGCCGCCGTCCTTCGCAACCGCCACCGAATCCAGCAGCCAGTCCACGACGGCGCCGCCGCCTGCCCCGACGATCGCGGCTCTGCGGCCGGAGTTCGCGGCGGAGATGTCCGCGAGCAGCGCCGCGACGCGAATCTCGAAGCCGGAGCGGACCTCGTGATTCGCCGAGGACAGCACCGACCGCAGCGACTTCCAGAGTACCGCGGCGGCGACGCCGGTGCGCTTCGCGTGTTGGAAGATCCGGTCGCAGGAGTCCGCCGCCTTGCGCGCGGCGCGCTCCGCGCCCTCGTACAGTGGATTCGTTCCTCCGCCGCGATCGGAATCGGAGAGGAGCGCGGCGGAGGCGACGACGGCGGAGATGGAGACGGCGGAGAGAGCAACTACGAAGATGCGAGAGAGAGATTTGGAATGGACGGGAGAGAGCGTGTGGCGGTGATCGGTATTTGGCTGAGGGGCAATTTGGGAATTTTCTAAAGTTGTATTTGTTGGATTGATGATAGGTTTTCTTGAAGAAGAAATGTTGCGATGAAGATGGAAGCGAAGAAGGGGTCGAGTTCTAAAACAGAatctatacattttttattttaattattattattgaaattaaatgaGAATTGATAATGGTTTAGGGaatgcaaagagaagagaagagaagagaagagatttttcttgacttgagtctatTGCTGTGTTGTTATGTTGTTATGATGATTGTTTGAGAAGGTGGAGGCGAGTATGGCGGGAGGGAGCATGGATGATATTCAATCTCTATATAAGAGAATTTTCTCCCACGAATATGCCATGGAACTTTTTGGATTTTGTTTCGGTCAAGACAAGATAGAGCAGTGGACTTCCCCAACAATGTTTTGGGCTTCCACCCACCTCCAAAAAGCCCAAATTACATATTATTCAACTATCATGATCCTAatgcttgtatttttttattagacaattttgtttgaataacaaaaattattataaataataaaaaaaattccaattatttaatacatttatatattcaggattctgatattttttttattaatctggAACAATTATATGCCCGCTGATGCATGTACTTgatgttttttctatttttcttatatggcttcaaagttgaaataaatgttAGATAAATACTGTTAGACGGATGCTTtgatttatctattttatctttGTCCTCTCGTCCAAAGATACATTgcgacaatatatatatatatatatatatatatatatatatatatatatatatatattttagatatttatatttttgtgggATGTCTTTGCACACATGTTAAGATGTGTAACTATAGTAGTTTGATTTTATCTTACATGATCTCATAAtggatttaatattttattttttatttataaaaattaaagataatatataaggtTTATAATATCACACATCTTATAACCAACTAAATTAGACCCCATGAATTTGATAtcctataaaattattaaattaatattatacttaCAAAGTTAATGATTGCACAAAGCAACCTGGGGGGCTATTTTTCGGATGATGTATTTTGCTTTTTGCTTAATTAAGGCCGGTTTGAATAAATTTATCTAGAAGGACTTTTAGAATAACAGCTTATCTAGAAGTTCTATTGTGAAAAGCTCCTTCTAGATAAGCTAATTATGTGTTTGAATGATACATATTGATGTGATACCTATGTTTTGTTTGCTTTGGGTTAGGCTTCATGTTCTCCCAAGCTTTCTTGTCTCGTTCCTtgtttttaatctatttatgatATCAGGCTTTGCTGTTCGGGCTTTTGGTTGTTAGGCAATCTAGTTGGGATCAATGCAACCAATTGTCCTTAGCTTAGCCTTCTTTtgccttttaaaaaaagtgatgtctggataaaactaaaaaagtgcTTTTATATGATTAACATTACTAAAAaggttataaaaattaaataaaaaaaactaaatagtgttggaaacatattttaaatagattatGTGACTTGTTCCATTTCTTCCATTTGTAGTTTTCATGAATGGATTAAATTTCCCATCActccaattattttttataataaagtaaTGTAAAGTCATACAAGCAATAAAGACTTTGTCTCTAAAAAAGGAAATCATATTACCTAATATGTAGACATGGCAAGAAAACCCGTACCCGTGGGTATCCACCCGAATCCGTCCCGACTTTAACGGGTAATACCCGAGTTGATCGGGTATGGGTTCGGGTTCGGGTTTTCCCCGATAACCAAAAGTCGGGTACGGGTACGGGTATGGGATTACTAGACCCACCCCGAACCCGAACCCGTCCCGccacttaaaatctttagaatttttgcataatttaatcaaaaggcatataacttttattactagttaattttattttaaaatttttacataatttaatattattttcttaactatttatgtaGACACACgtgttataataaatttattgatatataagtagttaaaaataaatgtttaacaatcaatttatttttttctaa
Proteins encoded in this window:
- the LOC114382988 gene encoding uncharacterized protein LOC114382988 isoform X2, which produces MYRFCFRTRPLLRFHLHRNISSSRKPIINPTNTTLENSQIAPQPNTDHRHTLSPVHSKSLSRIFVVALSAVSISAVVASAALLSDSDRGGGTNPLYEGAERAARKAADSCDRIFQHAKRTGVAAAVLWKSLRSVLSSANHEVRSGFEIRVAALLADISAANSGRRAAIVGAGGGAVVDWLLDSVAVAKDGGATQAESARALAYLIADPNVSAAVLGRPHAVPSLLRFIFSCQPRRSKNNKHSRHSAFDISDSLKGRSMLVAAIMDIVTSSCDNAEEVSFKPSLPGNAEIRDIAAALEVIEDGGLHLDEPPEGEDDGGGLGRKGIGIKILEGTPVLGLSRTNSDACHEELKHQTPKTLIYPNKYDNSPEQKNVSSAVVPGLWDDLHCEHVAVPFATWALANWATASQLNRSRIQELDRDGNAIMSALMAQERSVKWHASLVVWLLLEDRNTPLNESVSDWASSLLSTISQACKHEDVSLAQVASSAFLLSVERSPGVQKVVMEKGVNPMRDIAKQMTKHKQVQEPMAKALELVCTGELRLSLEESQKWSGILLPWVFGKFSSDTIRSSAIKILSQILEDYGPTCVPLSQGWLAMMLSEVQSSIKKSNDKGTNQPKSDNVKTLINNANIASAAQVANQLSSAVVNLAAKQLGNASNSGDASPLADFLSLEPLAGPFRSLKKDNLPKLDAADSALATLKGIKALTEVCAEDSVCQDMIVDFGILCLLRRFLLSDDYEKLAAIEAYDASSRAHEGKERISNVDGEPAISDVNDPASVRVPPTAHIRKHAARLLTILSLLPRVKKVITVDETWCKWLDDCANGRIPGCSDLKMQSYARAALLNMFCNDQPNGKSESGRGGPSDGGVKNYRNSCPRYDDMIFLINSHLPHWKCPKETDQQEAFSKEISLFTSTEMGDVIESVNGSNCSISNDSTKNNPDADCPPLDIVFVHGLRGGPYKTWRIAEEKSSTSSPLVEKIDEEAGKLGTFWPGEWLSSDFPEARMFTLKYKTNLTQWSGASLPLQEVSSMLLEKLVAAGIGNRPVVFVTHSMGGLVVKQILHKAKEERFDNLMKNTIGIVFYSCPHFGSKLADMPWRMGFVLRPAPTIGELRSGSSRLIELNDYIRHLHKKGLLDVLSFCETKVTPIVEGYGGWAFRTEIVPIESAYPGFGELVVLESTDHINSCKPVSRLDPSYTETLKFLQKLKACHA
- the LOC114382988 gene encoding uncharacterized protein LOC114382988 isoform X1 produces the protein MYRFCFRTRPLLRFHLHRNISSSRKPIINPTNTTLENSQIAPQPNTDHRHTLSPVHSKSLSRIFVVALSAVSISAVVASAALLSDSDRGGGTNPLYEGAERAARKAADSCDRIFQHAKRTGVAAAVLWKSLRSVLSSANHEVRSGFEIRVAALLADISAANSGRRAAIVGAGGGAVVDWLLDSVAVAKDGGATQAESARALAYLIADPNVSAAVLGRPHAVPSLLRFIFSCQPRRSKNNKKHSRHSAFDISDSLKGRSMLVAAIMDIVTSSCDNAEEVSFKPSLPGNAEIRDIAAALEVIEDGGLHLDEPPEGEDDGGGLGRKGIGIKILEGTPVLGLSRTNSDACHEELKHQTPKTLIYPNKYDNSPEQKNVSSAVVPGLWDDLHCEHVAVPFATWALANWATASQLNRSRIQELDRDGNAIMSALMAQERSVKWHASLVVWLLLEDRNTPLNESVSDWASSLLSTISQACKHEDVSLAQVASSAFLLSVERSPGVQKVVMEKGVNPMRDIAKQMTKHKQVQEPMAKALELVCTGELRLSLEESQKWSGILLPWVFGKFSSDTIRSSAIKILSQILEDYGPTCVPLSQGWLAMMLSEVQSSIKKSNDKGTNQPKSDNVKTLINNANIASAAQVANQLSSAVVNLAAKQLGNASNSGDASPLADFLSLEPLAGPFRSLKKDNLPKLDAADSALATLKGIKALTEVCAEDSVCQDMIVDFGILCLLRRFLLSDDYEKLAAIEAYDASSRAHEGKERISNVDGEPAISDVNDPASVRVPPTAHIRKHAARLLTILSLLPRVKKVITVDETWCKWLDDCANGRIPGCSDLKMQSYARAALLNMFCNDQPNGKSESGRGGPSDGGVKNYRNSCPRYDDMIFLINSHLPHWKCPKETDQQEAFSKEISLFTSTEMGDVIESVNGSNCSISNDSTKNNPDADCPPLDIVFVHGLRGGPYKTWRIAEEKSSTSSPLVEKIDEEAGKLGTFWPGEWLSSDFPEARMFTLKYKTNLTQWSGASLPLQEVSSMLLEKLVAAGIGNRPVVFVTHSMGGLVVKQILHKAKEERFDNLMKNTIGIVFYSCPHFGSKLADMPWRMGFVLRPAPTIGELRSGSSRLIELNDYIRHLHKKGLLDVLSFCETKVTPIVEGYGGWAFRTEIVPIESAYPGFGELVVLESTDHINSCKPVSRLDPSYTETLKFLQKLKACHA